Proteins from a genomic interval of Desulfofustis limnaeus:
- a CDS encoding ComEA family DNA-binding protein, with translation METKRDAGIAVLILLSLVFFIWLMWFPMPRGAGQGASAEAVLVVHHRNFLLTTEPLPTPEMVSPLQAALLLRRVPVNRADSEVLQTVPGIGPTLAERIVAERQQGGPFTGLEDLVRVPGIGRKRAQLMKNYVLFD, from the coding sequence ATGGAAACCAAACGAGATGCCGGAATTGCCGTGTTGATACTGCTTTCCCTGGTGTTCTTCATCTGGCTGATGTGGTTTCCCATGCCTCGTGGTGCTGGACAGGGGGCCTCTGCTGAGGCCGTGCTGGTTGTTCACCACCGAAATTTTCTGTTGACCACCGAACCGCTGCCGACGCCGGAGATGGTTTCGCCCCTTCAGGCTGCCCTGCTGTTGCGCCGGGTGCCGGTGAACCGAGCCGATAGCGAGGTCTTGCAAACGGTTCCGGGAATCGGACCAACACTTGCCGAGCGCATTGTCGCCGAGCGGCAGCAGGGAGGGCCTTTCACCGGTCTTGAAGATCTGGTACGGGTCCCGGGAATTGGCCGGAAGCGAGCCCAGCTTATGAAAAACTATGTCCTCTTCGATTGA